The Chelatococcus sp. HY11 genome includes a window with the following:
- a CDS encoding S41 family peptidase: MRKVTLVMVGALIGASAAVVATQSPLLTSTSAIAASAETYRQLTLFGDVFEKIRSDYVEKPDESKVVEAAISGMLSSLDPHSSYMDAKSYRDMQVQTRGEFGGLGIEVTMEDGLIKVVSPIDDTPAARAGILANDVITTIDGEQVQGLTLNQAVDKMRGPVKTDVKLKVIRSGQKDPLDVTLTRDVIRIKAVRFREEDDVGYLRVSQFNEQTFENLKDGIEKIAAAIPQDKLKGYVIDLRNNPGGLLDQAILVSDAFLDRGEIVSTRGRNADETQRFNAKLGDLAKGKPVVVLVNGGSASASEIVAGALQDHKRATVLGTRSFGKGSVQTIIPLGSNGALRLTTARYYTPSGRSIQARGIDPDIEVVPNVPDELKGRDENKGEAGLRGHLKNSDDERGASSAYVPTDPSKDDQLIAAFDLLRGKANPALQSKKADASGAQKDNAAPAKN; the protein is encoded by the coding sequence ATGCGTAAAGTTACTCTCGTGATGGTTGGCGCACTGATCGGCGCGAGTGCCGCCGTAGTCGCCACGCAGTCGCCTCTTCTGACGAGCACGAGTGCGATTGCCGCGTCCGCTGAGACCTATCGTCAGTTGACGTTGTTCGGCGACGTATTCGAAAAGATCCGGTCGGACTATGTGGAAAAGCCGGATGAGAGCAAGGTGGTGGAAGCCGCGATCAGCGGCATGCTGTCCTCGCTCGATCCGCATTCGAGCTACATGGACGCCAAGAGCTACCGCGACATGCAGGTGCAGACCCGCGGTGAGTTCGGTGGCCTTGGCATCGAGGTGACGATGGAAGATGGTCTCATCAAGGTGGTGAGCCCCATCGACGACACGCCTGCGGCGCGCGCCGGCATCCTGGCGAACGACGTCATCACGACGATCGATGGCGAGCAGGTTCAGGGGCTCACCCTGAACCAGGCCGTGGACAAGATGCGCGGCCCGGTCAAGACCGACGTGAAGCTCAAGGTCATCCGCTCCGGCCAGAAGGACCCGCTGGACGTGACCCTGACGCGCGACGTGATCCGCATCAAGGCGGTGCGCTTCCGCGAGGAGGACGACGTCGGCTATCTCCGCGTCTCCCAGTTCAACGAGCAGACCTTCGAGAACCTGAAGGACGGCATCGAGAAAATCGCGGCTGCCATCCCGCAGGACAAGCTCAAGGGTTATGTGATCGACCTGCGTAACAATCCGGGCGGCCTCCTCGATCAGGCGATCCTGGTGTCCGATGCCTTCCTTGATCGCGGCGAGATCGTCTCGACGCGAGGACGCAACGCGGACGAGACGCAGCGCTTCAATGCGAAGCTCGGCGATCTGGCGAAGGGCAAGCCCGTCGTGGTGCTTGTCAACGGCGGCTCCGCCTCCGCCTCGGAGATCGTGGCCGGTGCGCTCCAGGACCACAAGCGCGCGACGGTGCTCGGCACCCGTTCCTTCGGCAAGGGTTCCGTGCAGACGATCATTCCGCTCGGTTCGAACGGCGCGCTGCGCCTGACGACCGCCCGCTACTACACGCCATCCGGACGTTCCATTCAGGCACGTGGCATCGATCCCGACATCGAGGTCGTGCCGAATGTGCCGGATGAGCTGAAGGGCCGGGACGAAAACAAGGGTGAAGCCGGTCTTCGCGGCCATCTGAAGAACAGCGACGACGAGCGCGGCGCTTCTTCGGCCTATGTCCCGACGGATCCCTCCAAGGACGACCAGTTGATCGCCGCCTTCGACCTCCTGCGCGGCAAGGCCAATCCGGCCCTGCAGTCGAAGAAGGCCGATGCGTCGGGGGCCCAAAAGGACAATGCGGCTCCTGCCAAGAACTGA
- a CDS encoding surface polysaccharide polymerase yields MAPAQSDFRQSLVLPILLAALAFNFALCFVNTNVMGVSASMVMLVEVMLVGCTFLLIADRSPALYFVLLGIFSYVGALMLFRGVIDPKILRDLMIPVVFFILGLKRGNLALGDRAVTWSILIVLGAALFEWMFLDTFLKYFDVIGYYVSRGSVDAAATTGEAGLFVSGTRFEGRTLLPFLGEHRVSSVFLEPVSVGNFGAVAFAWVLSRDIRRPQAFISKTLAIMTILVLGDARFGMYLCGITLGLYLVAPLVRPGMVFVAPFLAIIALITYASVKGNIAWDNTIFGRFLLAGQLINTLGLGEAMGLVYTSTDFNDSGYAYALSQLGVLGFAGVWALFVFVRVPEGQPRRFMLFVAFYIILLLCISVSFATIKTAALLWFLAGICARSPEAMAWDIEARRYTDSLKRTIRLSPAAAT; encoded by the coding sequence ATGGCTCCAGCGCAGAGCGACTTTCGCCAGTCCCTCGTGCTCCCCATTCTGCTGGCGGCGCTCGCCTTCAATTTTGCCCTGTGCTTCGTGAACACGAACGTCATGGGCGTGAGCGCCAGCATGGTCATGCTGGTCGAAGTCATGCTGGTCGGCTGCACCTTTCTGCTGATCGCCGACCGCTCCCCCGCGCTCTATTTCGTGCTTCTCGGGATTTTCTCCTATGTCGGGGCGCTGATGCTGTTTCGCGGCGTCATCGACCCGAAGATCCTGCGCGACCTGATGATACCGGTCGTCTTCTTCATCCTCGGCCTCAAGCGAGGCAACCTTGCGCTGGGCGACCGCGCGGTGACGTGGTCGATCCTGATCGTGCTCGGCGCCGCCTTGTTCGAATGGATGTTCCTCGACACCTTCCTCAAATATTTCGACGTCATCGGCTACTACGTGTCGCGCGGTTCGGTCGATGCCGCAGCGACAACGGGTGAGGCCGGCCTTTTCGTCTCCGGCACACGTTTCGAGGGACGGACGCTCCTGCCTTTTCTCGGGGAGCACCGGGTGTCCTCGGTGTTCCTCGAGCCGGTTTCCGTTGGCAATTTCGGGGCCGTCGCCTTCGCCTGGGTGCTGAGCCGCGACATCCGGCGGCCTCAGGCCTTCATTTCCAAGACGCTCGCCATCATGACGATCCTCGTGCTCGGCGACGCACGCTTCGGCATGTACCTGTGCGGGATCACGCTGGGGCTCTACCTCGTCGCGCCCCTAGTGCGCCCCGGCATGGTTTTCGTCGCGCCCTTCCTCGCCATCATCGCCCTCATCACCTATGCCTCGGTGAAGGGCAACATTGCCTGGGACAACACGATCTTCGGCCGTTTCCTGCTCGCCGGGCAGCTCATCAACACGCTTGGCCTCGGCGAAGCCATGGGGCTTGTCTACACAAGCACCGATTTCAACGACTCAGGCTATGCCTACGCTCTCTCGCAGCTCGGCGTTCTGGGCTTTGCCGGTGTTTGGGCGCTCTTCGTGTTCGTTCGCGTGCCGGAAGGCCAGCCACGACGCTTCATGCTGTTCGTCGCCTTCTACATCATCCTGCTGCTGTGCATCAGCGTGTCCTTCGCAACCATCAAGACCGCAGCCCTGTTGTGGTTTCTCGCAGGCATCTGCGCGCGCAGCCCCGAGGCCATGGCATGGGATATCGAGGCCAGGCGTTACACTGACAGCCTGAAAAGAACGATACGGCTCAGCCCCGCGGCCGCCACGTGA
- the tssG gene encoding type VI secretion system baseplate subunit TssG yields the protein MNRDVVAALRAIGLDAMSFVEAMRFIETAVGSDIFSRHVILRGSTRLGFPAAELERIEATPDGDLAMTVAAMGLTGALGALPIVQTEALQRLMRAKDLGLRDFLDIFNDRLLHLLYEVHAKYRLPVAYGRRERAAPDSITEVMLALIGLGLPGLRGRLGRDDELLLPFAAVFARPCRAAGDVAAVMAAITGWRIRVEPFHGQWVDLPVSEQSSLGIRREQHSRLGVDTIAGSRIFDLAGGVGVHVGPLRYPDFMALVSGGADARDFATLARFAIGPEFALTLEVILAHDDVPAFQLAQGVESGRRLGFDSWLGCPEGDPAVTPRGCPV from the coding sequence ATGAACAGGGATGTGGTGGCCGCTCTCCGCGCTATCGGGCTCGATGCGATGTCCTTCGTGGAGGCCATGCGCTTCATCGAGACAGCTGTTGGGTCCGATATCTTTTCCAGGCACGTGATCCTGCGGGGCAGCACGCGGCTTGGCTTTCCGGCGGCCGAGTTGGAACGGATCGAGGCAACGCCGGATGGCGATCTTGCCATGACCGTCGCGGCGATGGGCCTGACGGGAGCGCTCGGTGCGCTGCCGATCGTTCAGACTGAAGCGCTCCAGCGCCTCATGCGCGCCAAGGATCTCGGGCTTCGCGATTTCCTCGACATCTTCAATGATCGGCTGTTGCATCTCCTTTACGAAGTGCACGCCAAATACCGGCTGCCGGTTGCCTATGGCCGCCGGGAGAGGGCCGCCCCAGATTCCATCACAGAGGTGATGCTGGCCCTGATCGGGCTAGGGCTGCCTGGCCTGCGCGGCCGGCTCGGCCGGGACGACGAGCTGCTTCTGCCTTTCGCGGCGGTGTTCGCGCGGCCCTGCCGCGCGGCGGGTGATGTCGCCGCGGTGATGGCGGCCATAACCGGCTGGCGAATCCGCGTGGAGCCCTTTCATGGCCAATGGGTCGATCTGCCTGTCAGTGAGCAGAGCAGCCTGGGGATAAGGCGAGAGCAGCATAGTCGCCTGGGCGTCGACACCATCGCCGGCTCCCGGATCTTCGACCTCGCAGGCGGCGTCGGCGTCCATGTGGGGCCGCTGCGCTATCCCGATTTCATGGCGCTGGTGAGCGGCGGTGCGGATGCCCGGGATTTCGCCACGCTGGCCCGCTTCGCCATCGGACCGGAATTTGCTCTTACACTCGAAGTGATTCTCGCGCATGACGACGTGCCCGCATTCCAGCTTGCGCAAGGAGTCGAGAGCGGGCGGCGGCTGGGCTTCGACAGCTGGCTCGGGTGTCCGGAAGGGGATCCCGCCGTGACGCCGCGCGGCTGCCCTGTGTGA
- the rlmH gene encoding 23S rRNA (pseudouridine(1915)-N(3))-methyltransferase RlmH, whose amino-acid sequence MRLTVVAVGRLKAGPERILVERYLERSTPLARTLGFGAVDVVELPESRAKRAGERKTEEAAAIVARCGNGVVLAFDETGASMPSPAFAKRCADWRDAGVDSINFVIGGADGLDERVRAHAAGIMAFGAATLPHQLVRILVAEQIYRAMTILTGHPYHRV is encoded by the coding sequence ATGCGCTTGACGGTGGTGGCGGTGGGCCGCCTCAAGGCGGGCCCGGAGCGTATCCTCGTCGAGCGCTACCTCGAACGGTCCACGCCGCTGGCGCGGACGCTCGGCTTCGGTGCGGTCGATGTCGTCGAGTTGCCCGAAAGCCGCGCGAAGCGCGCCGGCGAGCGGAAGACGGAAGAGGCGGCGGCCATTGTCGCGCGCTGCGGCAATGGCGTCGTTCTGGCTTTCGACGAGACCGGCGCATCCATGCCCAGTCCCGCCTTCGCGAAGCGTTGCGCGGATTGGCGGGATGCGGGCGTGGACAGCATCAATTTCGTGATTGGCGGGGCTGACGGGCTCGATGAGCGTGTTCGCGCCCATGCAGCCGGCATCATGGCCTTTGGTGCGGCCACGCTTCCTCACCAACTCGTGCGCATTCTCGTCGCCGAGCAAATCTACCGCGCTATGACAATCCTAACGGGTCATCCCTATCATCGGGTATGA
- a CDS encoding RNA pyrophosphohydrolase — MADKNAKAGAGLSPTEKAALPYRPCVGVMLLNARGEVFVGRRASGNDPEGVAATFAWQMPQGGIDDGEDPLTAAYRELYEETNVRSSRLLAEASEWFDYDLPSELIGKAWKGRYRGQTQKWFALAFTGDESEIDIRTPGGGAHKPEFEDWRWEPMAHLPQLVVPFKRPVYEQVVAAFRHLAG; from the coding sequence ATGGCGGACAAGAATGCCAAAGCAGGGGCCGGTCTGAGCCCCACCGAGAAGGCCGCCTTGCCCTATCGCCCCTGTGTCGGGGTGATGCTGCTGAATGCCCGCGGTGAGGTCTTTGTCGGGCGGCGCGCGTCCGGGAATGATCCGGAAGGCGTTGCCGCCACTTTCGCGTGGCAGATGCCGCAGGGCGGGATCGATGACGGCGAGGACCCGCTGACGGCGGCCTATCGTGAACTCTACGAGGAGACGAATGTTCGTTCGTCGCGCCTTCTGGCTGAAGCGTCGGAGTGGTTCGATTATGACCTGCCGTCGGAGCTGATCGGCAAGGCTTGGAAGGGGCGTTATCGCGGCCAGACGCAGAAGTGGTTCGCGCTCGCCTTTACAGGCGATGAGAGCGAGATCGATATTCGCACGCCCGGCGGCGGTGCCCACAAGCCCGAATTCGAAGATTGGCGTTGGGAGCCGATGGCACATTTGCCGCAGCTCGTCGTGCCCTTCAAGCGGCCGGTCTACGAGCAGGTGGTCGCGGCATTCCGGCATCTTGCCGGGTAG
- a CDS encoding peptidoglycan DD-metalloendopeptidase family protein has translation MSCLSTGKRFAARLAMASVAAGAPIATQAWAQTGAPATPYAPLEQAQRAQEDKLQREEELKAIENEMRARAEARAKLDEEIASLQADRSRLNAALIETNQRATAAETRVSQIEQRLSVLNASEQAIRRSLAGRRDVIVEVLAALQRMGRRPPPAVLVHPDDMLEAVRSSILLGAVVPELKAETEALASDLAELVRLRETIAHDREALKTDLATLAGERARLSGLVTARQQQLGDVEKTAGNEASRVAVLSSQAQNLKDLIDRMESEIASAQRAAEAARRAAAAQTGQENLAGTAFRDPARLSPKIAFAEARGLLPLPVSGSRLRDFGASDGFGGTTKGISLATRPAATVASPADGWVAFAGPFRSFGQLLIINAGGGYYILLAGMERINVALGQFVLAGEPVAVMGETASPLSTAFVGGSNGPVLYVEFRKDGGSIDPSPWWAKSQGEKVRG, from the coding sequence ATGTCCTGCCTCTCGACGGGCAAACGTTTTGCAGCCCGGCTGGCAATGGCCTCGGTCGCCGCGGGGGCGCCGATTGCCACGCAAGCTTGGGCTCAGACGGGTGCGCCGGCGACGCCTTATGCGCCGCTTGAACAGGCGCAGCGCGCCCAGGAGGACAAGCTCCAGCGCGAGGAAGAGCTCAAGGCGATCGAGAACGAGATGCGCGCCCGTGCTGAAGCCAGGGCCAAGCTCGATGAGGAGATCGCGTCGCTGCAGGCGGATCGCTCACGGCTGAACGCAGCGCTGATCGAGACGAATCAGCGCGCGACGGCCGCGGAGACACGGGTCAGCCAGATCGAGCAGCGTCTATCCGTGCTGAATGCGAGCGAGCAGGCGATTCGCCGCTCCCTCGCTGGCCGCCGTGACGTGATCGTCGAGGTGCTGGCCGCCTTGCAGCGGATGGGACGGCGGCCACCGCCGGCGGTGCTGGTCCATCCCGACGACATGCTCGAGGCTGTGCGCAGCTCGATCCTGCTCGGCGCCGTGGTGCCTGAATTGAAGGCAGAAACGGAGGCTCTGGCTTCCGATCTCGCCGAACTCGTGCGTCTGCGCGAGACGATCGCCCATGATCGCGAAGCTTTGAAGACCGATCTCGCGACGCTTGCCGGGGAGCGGGCGCGGCTTTCTGGGCTCGTCACAGCACGCCAGCAGCAGCTTGGCGATGTGGAAAAAACGGCGGGCAACGAGGCATCGCGCGTTGCCGTGCTGTCGTCCCAGGCCCAGAACCTCAAAGATTTGATCGATCGCATGGAGAGCGAAATCGCCTCCGCCCAACGCGCGGCAGAGGCGGCGCGACGCGCGGCGGCGGCTCAGACAGGTCAGGAAAACCTTGCCGGCACGGCATTTCGTGACCCCGCGCGCCTCTCGCCCAAGATCGCCTTCGCGGAGGCACGGGGCCTGCTGCCGCTGCCCGTCAGCGGCTCAAGATTGCGTGATTTTGGCGCATCTGACGGCTTCGGCGGTACGACCAAGGGCATATCCCTGGCGACGCGCCCGGCGGCGACCGTTGCCTCGCCAGCGGATGGCTGGGTGGCTTTCGCGGGGCCGTTCCGTTCCTTCGGACAACTCTTGATCATCAACGCCGGTGGCGGGTACTATATATTGCTAGCCGGAATGGAACGGATCAACGTGGCACTCGGGCAGTTCGTGCTGGCGGGAGAGCCGGTGGCTGTCATGGGTGAAACGGCGTCGCCGCTTTCAACGGCTTTTGTAGGCGGATCGAACGGTCCCGTTCTCTATGTGGAGTTCCGCAAGGACGGTGGATCGATCGATCCGAGCCCGTGGTGGGCGAAATCGCAAGGCGAAAAGGTACGCGGATGA
- the proB gene encoding glutamate 5-kinase: MTTIATPSLADFRRVVIKVGSSLLVDSATSRKGSRLRHAWLAALAEDIAELHGRGADVLVVSSGAIALGRTVLGLPSGALKLEESQAAAAVGQIALARNWAEALSHHGITAGQVLVTLADTEERRRYLNARATTAKLLEMRAVPVINENDTVATSEIRYGDNDRLAARIATLAEADLLVLLSDIDGLYTAPPATDPTARPIPVVEAITASIEAMAGGAASEFSRGGMRTKIEAGKIATAAGAHMVIADGRVKNPLRAIATGARCTWFLTPSNPVTARKRWIAGTLEPRGTVHVDAGAARALRSGASLLPAGMKRVDGAFRRGDAVIIRDEAGREIGRGLIGYDAEEAQRIAGKSSRAIEAVLGYAGRATVIHRDDLALVGRDDADIAITASAQDLLDQSPQSLT, translated from the coding sequence ATGACAACCATCGCCACCCCGTCTCTCGCTGATTTCCGCCGCGTCGTCATCAAGGTGGGTTCGTCGCTCCTGGTCGACAGCGCGACATCCCGCAAGGGCAGCCGCCTGCGCCATGCCTGGCTCGCCGCGCTTGCCGAAGACATTGCCGAGCTGCATGGCCGTGGCGCCGACGTGCTCGTGGTGTCGTCGGGCGCCATCGCGCTCGGCCGCACCGTCCTTGGTCTGCCGAGCGGCGCCTTGAAGCTGGAGGAGAGCCAGGCGGCTGCGGCGGTGGGCCAGATCGCGCTCGCGCGTAACTGGGCCGAGGCGCTGTCCCACCACGGCATCACGGCTGGGCAGGTGCTGGTGACGCTGGCCGATACCGAAGAGCGGCGCCGTTACCTCAATGCCCGCGCGACCACCGCGAAGCTGCTGGAGATGCGGGCCGTTCCCGTCATCAACGAAAATGACACGGTTGCCACCAGCGAGATCCGCTACGGCGACAACGACCGGCTGGCCGCCCGCATCGCAACTTTGGCCGAAGCCGATCTCCTCGTTCTTCTCTCCGATATCGACGGGCTCTACACAGCACCACCGGCGACCGATCCGACGGCGCGGCCGATCCCCGTGGTCGAGGCGATAACGGCGAGCATCGAGGCGATGGCGGGCGGCGCCGCGTCGGAATTCTCGCGCGGCGGTATGCGCACCAAGATCGAGGCTGGGAAAATAGCGACCGCGGCCGGCGCTCATATGGTCATCGCCGATGGCCGGGTGAAGAACCCGTTGCGGGCGATTGCCACGGGGGCGCGTTGCACCTGGTTCCTCACCCCATCCAATCCCGTCACCGCGCGCAAGCGCTGGATCGCCGGCACGCTGGAACCGCGCGGCACGGTGCATGTGGATGCCGGCGCCGCCCGCGCGCTCCGCAGCGGCGCGAGCCTGCTGCCCGCGGGCATGAAGCGGGTGGACGGCGCTTTTCGCCGGGGTGATGCGGTGATTATCCGTGACGAAGCAGGCCGTGAAATCGGTCGTGGCCTCATTGGCTATGATGCCGAGGAGGCGCAGCGCATCGCGGGCAAATCGAGCCGGGCGATCGAGGCCGTTCTCGGCTACGCGGGCCGGGCGACTGTCATCCATCGGGATGATCTGGCGCTCGTCGGCCGCGACGATGCGGATATCGCGATCACCGCGTCCGCGCAGGATCTGCTTGACCAGAGCCCGCAATCCCTTACCTAA
- a CDS encoding type 1 glutamine amidotransferase — translation MRPRILVAEGNTAEARRRRVSLAGATYSESYADVLRGLAPNAVIDICYPADAGANLPDPGGLQGYDGVAITGSSLNVYAADPEVMRQVEFARAIFASGVPFFGSCWGLQVAATAAGGSVRRSPKGREMGLARKIRLTEAGLGHPLHQGKGPVYDAPAIHTDEVDVRPAGMTVTATNAFSDVQAAEIRYDGGIFWGVQYHPEFTITDIAIIVASRTETLLDEGLFRDAADIRAYVTDIEALAADPTRADIAWKFGIEADVIDPGLRTCELRNWLDAMVAPAMSARGRA, via the coding sequence ATGCGGCCGCGCATACTTGTTGCCGAGGGCAATACGGCGGAGGCGCGCCGGCGCCGGGTTTCGTTGGCCGGCGCCACCTATAGTGAATCTTACGCGGACGTGCTGCGTGGCCTGGCGCCGAATGCGGTCATCGACATCTGCTACCCCGCCGATGCCGGCGCCAACTTGCCGGACCCGGGTGGGCTCCAAGGATATGATGGCGTCGCCATCACGGGCTCGTCGCTCAATGTCTACGCCGCGGATCCCGAAGTGATGCGCCAAGTGGAATTCGCGCGGGCGATCTTTGCCTCGGGCGTGCCCTTCTTCGGCTCATGCTGGGGGCTGCAGGTTGCTGCCACCGCCGCCGGCGGCAGCGTACGACGCTCCCCCAAGGGCCGCGAGATGGGACTTGCCCGCAAGATCCGCCTGACGGAGGCCGGCCTCGGCCATCCGCTCCATCAGGGCAAGGGTCCGGTCTATGACGCGCCGGCGATCCACACCGACGAGGTGGACGTCCGGCCCGCCGGGATGACCGTCACGGCGACCAACGCCTTTTCCGACGTCCAGGCGGCTGAAATCCGCTACGACGGTGGCATCTTCTGGGGCGTGCAGTATCATCCGGAATTCACGATCACCGATATCGCCATCATCGTGGCGAGCCGCACCGAGACGCTGCTCGACGAAGGTCTGTTCCGCGACGCGGCCGACATCCGTGCCTATGTGACTGACATCGAGGCCTTGGCCGCGGACCCGACGCGTGCCGATATCGCTTGGAAATTCGGCATCGAGGCCGATGTCATCGATCCCGGCCTGCGGACGTGCGAATTGCGTAACTGGCTTGATGCCATGGTCGCTCCCGCGATGAGCGCGCGCGGGCGGGCCTGA
- a CDS encoding nicotinate-nucleotide adenylyltransferase, which translates to MSEGQPRRRAPFPVLPPHGTGLAIGLFGGSFNPPHEGHRLASLVAMKRLGLDRVWWIVTPGNPLKDNARLPPLAERMAAAKAVADHPRIDITGFEAAIGTRFTYDTLAYLRQRCPRTRFVWIMGADNLGTFHRWQNWRGLASLMPMAVVDRPGATIKAARAPAAVALQHVRMSERRARALPSAAPPAWVFLHGPRSAQSSTALRERVDLPAATKD; encoded by the coding sequence TTGAGTGAGGGGCAGCCGCGCCGGCGGGCGCCTTTTCCCGTCCTGCCGCCGCACGGCACCGGGCTTGCCATCGGGCTGTTCGGCGGATCGTTCAATCCGCCGCATGAGGGGCACCGGCTGGCAAGCCTCGTTGCGATGAAGCGACTCGGGCTGGACCGCGTGTGGTGGATCGTGACGCCCGGCAACCCCTTGAAGGATAACGCGCGGCTGCCGCCGCTGGCGGAGCGGATGGCCGCGGCGAAGGCCGTGGCCGACCATCCACGCATCGACATCACCGGGTTCGAGGCCGCCATCGGCACCCGCTTCACCTATGATACGCTGGCCTATCTCAGGCAGCGCTGCCCCCGCACGCGCTTCGTCTGGATCATGGGCGCGGACAATCTCGGCACTTTCCACCGCTGGCAGAACTGGCGGGGACTTGCCTCCCTGATGCCGATGGCGGTCGTCGATCGTCCAGGCGCGACGATCAAGGCGGCACGGGCGCCGGCGGCTGTTGCCCTGCAACATGTTCGGATGTCCGAGCGACGCGCCCGCGCGCTACCGTCGGCAGCGCCTCCCGCGTGGGTTTTCCTGCATGGACCGAGGTCCGCGCAATCCTCCACCGCCCTGCGCGAACGGGTGGATTTGCCCGCCGCGACCAAGGACTGA
- the rsfS gene encoding ribosome silencing factor, with product MLGASNGSLHPAAGVTAEAPGSGYGGDATAIAVHCLEDMKAEETVVIDLVGKTSIADTMIVTSGRSHRHVGAIAEKVVESLKTAGYGPVRVEGTTTCDWVLIDAGDIIVHIFRPEVRGFYNLEKMWGADRPSERAPGAPAGEGEEASVSKRAHG from the coding sequence ATGCTTGGAGCGAGCAATGGATCGCTCCATCCGGCAGCCGGAGTTACAGCCGAGGCTCCCGGGAGTGGTTATGGCGGTGACGCAACTGCGATTGCTGTCCATTGTCTCGAGGATATGAAAGCCGAGGAAACGGTCGTTATCGATCTTGTCGGCAAGACCTCGATCGCTGATACCATGATCGTTACATCCGGCCGTTCGCACCGTCATGTCGGCGCGATCGCGGAGAAGGTTGTCGAATCGCTCAAGACTGCCGGCTACGGCCCCGTGCGTGTCGAGGGAACGACGACCTGCGATTGGGTCTTGATCGACGCCGGCGATATCATCGTCCATATATTCCGCCCGGAAGTCCGGGGCTTCTACAATCTCGAGAAGATGTGGGGCGCCGATCGGCCGAGCGAACGCGCGCCGGGAGCCCCGGCGGGCGAGGGCGAGGAAGCCTCCGTCAGCAAACGGGCGCACGGCTGA
- a CDS encoding glutamate-5-semialdehyde dehydrogenase, whose amino-acid sequence MADMGRRASAAARVLALAPAATKAAALERAADAILAATPLILAANAEDVAEARANGQAASFVERLELNEARVAGMAEAVRLVAGLPDPVGRVLASFERPNGLRIERVATPLGVVGVIFESRPNVTADAAALCVMAGNAVILRSGSDGLRSATAIAAAFAKGLSDAGLPADSAQLVPVRDRAAVGLMLTGLEGAIDVIVPRGGKSLVARVQEEARVPVFAHLEGLCHVFVHAAADLGMARDIVLNAKMRRTSVCGSAETLLVDKACAATHLSPLIGALAEAGCEIRGDAASQAVDPRVKPADEEDWRTEYLDAIIAVRVVDGLDGALAHIGTYSSHHTDAIVTADEAAAARFLREVDSAIVLHNASTQFADGGEFGFGAEIGIATGRMHARGPVGVEQLTSFNYRVHGSGQTRP is encoded by the coding sequence ATGGCTGACATGGGCCGCCGGGCAAGTGCCGCCGCGCGCGTGCTCGCTCTCGCGCCCGCGGCCACCAAGGCGGCCGCGCTGGAACGGGCGGCGGATGCCATTCTCGCGGCGACCCCTCTCATCCTCGCCGCCAATGCGGAGGATGTCGCCGAGGCGCGTGCCAACGGGCAGGCGGCTTCCTTCGTTGAACGTCTGGAGCTGAACGAGGCGCGTGTCGCCGGCATGGCCGAGGCCGTGCGTCTGGTGGCGGGGTTGCCGGACCCGGTCGGGCGCGTGCTGGCCAGCTTCGAGCGGCCGAACGGCCTCAGGATCGAGCGCGTCGCGACGCCGCTCGGCGTGGTCGGCGTGATCTTCGAGAGCCGCCCCAATGTCACCGCCGATGCGGCGGCGCTTTGCGTGATGGCCGGCAATGCGGTGATCCTGCGCTCCGGCTCGGATGGCCTGCGGTCGGCCACGGCCATCGCGGCGGCTTTCGCCAAGGGTTTGAGCGACGCCGGCCTGCCCGCCGACAGCGCGCAACTCGTGCCCGTGCGCGACCGCGCCGCCGTCGGCCTGATGCTGACCGGCCTTGAGGGCGCGATCGACGTCATCGTGCCACGCGGCGGCAAGAGCCTTGTCGCGCGCGTGCAGGAAGAGGCCCGCGTGCCCGTCTTCGCCCATCTCGAAGGTCTGTGTCATGTCTTCGTGCATGCGGCGGCCGATCTCGGCATGGCGCGCGACATCGTCCTCAACGCCAAGATGCGCCGGACGAGCGTCTGCGGTTCCGCCGAGACGCTGCTCGTCGACAAGGCTTGCGCCGCGACCCATCTTTCTCCGCTGATCGGCGCGCTCGCGGAGGCGGGCTGCGAGATTCGCGGCGATGCGGCGTCACAGGCCGTCGATCCCCGCGTCAAACCGGCCGACGAGGAGGACTGGCGGACCGAATATCTGGACGCCATCATCGCGGTCCGGGTGGTTGACGGGCTCGATGGCGCGCTCGCGCATATCGGCACCTACAGCTCGCATCATACCGATGCGATCGTCACGGCTGATGAAGCGGCGGCCGCGCGATTCCTGCGCGAGGTCGACTCGGCCATCGTACTCCACAACGCCTCGACCCAGTTCGCCGATGGCGGCGAGTTCGGCTTTGGCGCGGAAATTGGGATCGCCACGGGTCGCATGCATGCGCGGGGTCCGGTCGGGGTCGAACAGCTGACCTCGTTCAACTATCGCGTGCACGGCAGCGGTCAGACGCGACCTTGA